From Rhodococcus antarcticus, the proteins below share one genomic window:
- the gatA gene encoding Asp-tRNA(Asn)/Glu-tRNA(Gln) amidotransferase subunit GatA gives MTTDLTRLSAAELAGLVHSREVSSVEVTQAHLDRIGAVDRRVHAFLHVDAAAALGAARAVDESLAAGGPPASALAGVPLALKDVFTTTDMPTTCGSRILEGWVSPYDSTVTSRLRAAGVPVLGKTNMDEFAMGSSTENSAYGPTRNPWSLDRVPGGSGGGSAAALASFEAPLAIGTDTGGSIRQPAALTGTVGVKPTYGTVSRYGLVACASSLDQGGPCGRSVLDTALLHAVVAGHDPRDSTSVDVPVAAVVEAAREGANGDLRGVRVGVVRELGGDAYAPGVLSSFQAAVAQLEALGAEVVEVSCPSFVHAIAAYYLILPSEVSSNLARFDAMRYGLRVGDDGTHSAEEVMAATRDAGFGPEVKRRIMIGTYALSAGYYDAYYGQAQKVRTLISRDFAAAYEQADVLLSPTSPSTAWPLGEKVGDPLAMYLQDLCTIPTNLAGGAAMSLPSGLSADDGLPVGLQIMAPALADERLYRVGAAYEVARGPLAGAPEL, from the coding sequence GTGACGACCGACCTCACCCGCCTCTCCGCCGCCGAGCTCGCGGGCCTCGTGCACAGCCGGGAGGTGTCGTCGGTGGAGGTCACCCAGGCGCACCTGGACCGCATCGGTGCCGTGGACAGGCGCGTGCACGCGTTCCTGCACGTCGACGCCGCGGCGGCCCTGGGTGCCGCCCGCGCGGTCGACGAGTCCCTGGCTGCCGGCGGTCCGCCCGCCTCCGCGCTGGCCGGCGTCCCCCTCGCGCTCAAGGACGTGTTCACCACCACGGACATGCCCACCACGTGCGGCTCGCGGATCCTCGAGGGCTGGGTCTCGCCCTACGACTCCACCGTGACCTCGAGGTTGCGGGCGGCCGGCGTCCCCGTGCTGGGCAAGACCAACATGGACGAGTTCGCGATGGGTTCCTCCACCGAGAACTCCGCCTACGGGCCCACCCGCAACCCCTGGTCGCTGGACCGGGTGCCCGGCGGCTCCGGTGGTGGATCGGCGGCCGCCCTGGCGTCCTTCGAGGCCCCGCTGGCCATCGGGACCGACACCGGTGGCTCCATCCGCCAGCCCGCGGCGCTCACCGGCACCGTCGGGGTCAAGCCCACCTACGGCACCGTCTCCCGCTACGGCCTCGTCGCGTGCGCGTCCTCGCTGGACCAGGGTGGGCCGTGCGGGCGCTCCGTGCTGGACACCGCGCTGCTGCACGCCGTGGTCGCCGGGCACGACCCGCGCGACTCCACCTCCGTCGACGTCCCCGTCGCTGCCGTCGTCGAGGCGGCCCGCGAGGGCGCGAACGGCGACCTCCGTGGCGTGCGGGTGGGCGTGGTGCGCGAGCTGGGCGGCGACGCCTACGCCCCCGGCGTCCTGAGCTCGTTCCAGGCCGCCGTGGCGCAGCTGGAGGCCCTCGGTGCGGAGGTGGTGGAGGTGAGCTGCCCCAGCTTCGTCCACGCCATCGCCGCCTACTACCTGATCCTGCCCAGCGAGGTCAGCTCCAACCTCGCCCGCTTCGACGCCATGCGCTACGGCCTGCGGGTGGGCGACGACGGCACGCACAGCGCGGAGGAGGTCATGGCCGCCACCCGCGACGCCGGGTTCGGTCCGGAGGTGAAGCGCCGCATCATGATCGGCACCTACGCGCTGTCGGCCGGCTACTACGACGCCTACTACGGCCAGGCCCAGAAGGTGCGCACGCTGATCTCCCGGGACTTCGCCGCGGCGTACGAGCAGGCCGACGTGCTCCTGTCGCCCACCTCGCCGAGCACCGCGTGGCCGCTCGGCGAGAAGGTGGGCGACCCCCTGGCCATGTACCTGCAGGACCTGTGCACCATCCCCACCAACCTGGCCGGGGGCGCGGCGATGTCGCTGCCGTCCGGGCTGTCGGCCGACGACGGACTCCCGGTGGGGCTGCAGATCATGGCCCCGGCCCTGGCCGACGAGCGGCTCTACCGGGTGGGGGCGGCCTACGAGGTGGCGCGCGGTCCGCTCGCCGGGGCCCCCGAGCTCTGA
- a CDS encoding MFS transporter, protein MTAPTLGIDGPRAWAVTAAAFLAMFTVFGVAYGFAAFLAPISTELGSSRAATAAVFSLTTFLFFALGAVSGAAVDRVGPQKVLLVGALALGLGLVVTSRATSLWQAALGHGLGVGVGVACGYVPLVAVVGAWFDRRRTVAVGVAVSGIGAGTLVGAPVGAALIDAVGWRDAYLVLAAVAVAVLLGCAAVLRPAPVAFGSGPVPPLRPRLRTPAFRRLYGSQVLLTAVLFVPFVHLPAYAATTGAGTVAAAALVGVIGAASIVGRLALGGLADRLGVVRTYQGCFVAMAASYALWLGVPGYARLVVFAVVLGVGYGGFVALGPAVAAQTFGVQGLGGLLGVLYTSAAVGSALGPPVAGALIEARGFTVVAVLGLVIGAAAVGVVLMIRPPATSAPDDRTGQSSGAPASGPRATS, encoded by the coding sequence ATGACGGCACCGACGCTCGGGATCGACGGCCCCCGCGCCTGGGCCGTCACCGCAGCGGCCTTCCTCGCCATGTTCACCGTCTTCGGCGTGGCCTACGGCTTCGCCGCGTTCCTGGCCCCGATCAGCACCGAGCTGGGCAGCAGCCGGGCCGCCACCGCCGCGGTGTTCTCCCTGACCACGTTCTTGTTCTTCGCCCTCGGCGCCGTGTCGGGGGCGGCGGTGGACCGGGTGGGACCGCAGAAGGTCCTGCTCGTCGGCGCGCTGGCGCTCGGGCTCGGGCTCGTGGTCACCTCGCGGGCGACCAGCCTGTGGCAGGCCGCGCTCGGTCACGGGCTGGGGGTGGGGGTGGGGGTCGCGTGCGGCTACGTGCCCCTGGTGGCCGTGGTGGGCGCCTGGTTCGACCGCCGCCGCACCGTGGCCGTCGGGGTGGCGGTGTCCGGCATCGGGGCCGGGACCCTGGTGGGGGCTCCGGTGGGGGCGGCCCTCATCGACGCGGTCGGCTGGCGGGATGCCTACCTGGTCCTGGCCGCGGTGGCGGTGGCGGTGCTGCTGGGCTGCGCCGCCGTGCTCAGGCCCGCGCCCGTGGCGTTCGGATCCGGCCCGGTGCCGCCGCTGCGCCCACGGCTGCGCACCCCGGCCTTCCGCCGCCTCTACGGGTCGCAGGTGCTGCTGACGGCCGTGCTGTTCGTTCCGTTCGTGCACCTGCCCGCCTACGCAGCCACCACGGGGGCCGGCACGGTGGCCGCCGCCGCACTGGTGGGGGTGATCGGCGCGGCCAGCATCGTCGGGCGCCTGGCGCTGGGCGGGCTGGCCGACCGTCTCGGCGTGGTGCGCACCTACCAGGGGTGCTTCGTGGCCATGGCCGCGAGCTACGCGCTCTGGCTCGGGGTGCCCGGGTACGCCCGGCTGGTCGTGTTCGCCGTGGTGCTCGGGGTGGGCTACGGCGGGTTCGTCGCGCTCGGGCCCGCCGTGGCCGCGCAGACCTTCGGCGTGCAGGGCCTGGGCGGGCTGCTCGGGGTGCTCTACACCTCGGCCGCGGTGGGGTCCGCACTCGGCCCCCCGGTGGCCGGGGCGCTGATCGAGGCGCGCGGCTTCACCGTCGTCGCGGTGCTCGGGCTCGTCATCGGCGCGGCGGCCGTCGGGGTGGTGCTGATGATCCGACCACCGGCCACCTCCGCCCCCGACGACCGGACCGGTCAGAGCTCGGGGGCCCCGGCGAGCGGACCGCGCGCCACCTCGTAG
- a CDS encoding ATP-dependent 6-phosphofructokinase — translation MRIGVLTGGGDCPGLNAVIRSVVRSSDNLFGSSVVGFRDGWRGLLEDRAMELDVTKADGILTRGGTILGSARVNPEVFRDGLETVRETLRARGVDVLIPIGGEGTLTAASWLADNGVPVVGVPKTIDNDIDGTDLTFGFDTAVSIATDAIDRLHTTAESHQRVLLCEVMGRHAGWIALHAGLASGAHLTLVPEQPFDVDEVCAMVSARFARGDQHFIAVVAEGATPKEGSMEFRVGGIDEFGHRRFTGVAQQLGEEIERRIGKEVRTTVLGHVQRGGTPTAFDRVLATRFGLHAAIAAHEGRTGQMVALRGTDITLIPLADATKHLKTVTPERLAEVVSFFG, via the coding sequence GTGCGCATCGGAGTGCTGACCGGTGGCGGTGACTGTCCCGGGTTGAACGCCGTCATCCGATCGGTGGTCCGCAGCTCGGACAACCTGTTCGGCAGCTCGGTCGTCGGCTTCCGCGACGGCTGGCGCGGGCTGCTCGAGGACAGGGCGATGGAGCTCGACGTCACCAAGGCGGACGGGATCCTGACCCGCGGCGGCACCATCCTCGGCTCGGCCCGGGTGAACCCGGAGGTGTTCCGCGACGGCCTCGAGACCGTCCGGGAGACCCTGCGCGCCCGCGGCGTGGACGTGCTCATCCCCATCGGCGGCGAGGGCACGCTGACCGCGGCGAGCTGGCTCGCCGACAACGGCGTGCCCGTCGTGGGGGTGCCCAAGACCATCGACAACGACATCGACGGGACCGACCTCACCTTCGGCTTCGACACCGCCGTGTCCATCGCCACCGACGCGATCGACCGGCTGCACACCACCGCCGAGTCGCACCAGCGCGTCCTGCTGTGCGAGGTGATGGGCCGCCACGCCGGGTGGATCGCGCTGCACGCGGGCCTCGCCTCGGGCGCGCACCTGACCCTGGTGCCGGAGCAGCCCTTCGACGTCGACGAGGTCTGCGCGATGGTCTCGGCCCGGTTCGCGCGCGGCGACCAGCACTTCATCGCCGTGGTCGCCGAGGGGGCCACGCCGAAGGAGGGCTCCATGGAGTTCCGGGTGGGGGGCATCGACGAGTTCGGCCACCGCCGCTTCACCGGTGTGGCCCAGCAGCTCGGCGAGGAGATCGAGCGGCGCATCGGCAAGGAGGTTCGCACCACCGTCCTCGGTCACGTCCAGCGCGGCGGCACCCCCACGGCGTTCGACCGGGTGCTGGCCACCCGCTTCGGCCTGCACGCCGCCATCGCCGCGCACGAGGGACGCACCGGGCAGATGGTCGCACTGCGCGGCACGGACATCACGCTGATCCCGCTCGCCGACGCGACGAAGCACCTCAAGACCGTGACGCCCGAGCGCCTGGCCGAGGTGGTCTCCTTCTTCGGCTGA